The window TTCTTCCATCTCGATGCCCCGTCCATTTTGGCCGCCTCATAAAGCGTAGGGTCGATTCCTGCGAGTGCCGCAAGATAAATAATTGTGCCATAACCGACATTCTGCCATACATCCGACCAGACATAGAGGGACTTAAAATAAGCGGGATCTCCCATGAAGTTAATCTTTTCAAAACCAAAGGACTCCAAAATATTGTTAATAACACCTACTTGAGGGCTAAGCAGCAACGACATCATCGAAACAACGATAACCGTTGAAATGAAATGAGGTGCGTACGTTACCAACTGCACGAACCTTTTGAAAAATGCACTGCCGACCTCATTTAATGCAAGCGCAAACAAAATTGGAAGCGGAAACCCGACAAGCAGACCATAAATGCTTATACCTAAAGTATTCTTTAAGATAAGCCAGAAGTAAGGGCCTTCAAAAAAATATTGAAAGTGCTTCAATCCGACCCACGGGCTTCCAATAATTCCTTTTATAACGTTAAAATCCTTAAATGCCAATGTCGCCCCATACATCGGAACATATTTAAAAGTAATTAGTAGACTTAAGGGCAGCAAAATAAGTAAATAAAATTGCCAATGCCTCATTATTTTCTTATAGATCGTATTTCTCGATGTTGTCTTCTGCAGCTTTTTTGAATCACTGACTACCATAGATTCCAAAGATGTTCTCCCCCCTATATAATAAGCGTTTTCAAAATTCACAGCTGATTGCTTCTCTCCAAGAAACATTTGATCGCAAAATTCATTTAATACAAAATTACTTTATAACTATATTATAAATGACTGATACCACAATAAAAATAGAAGAGTTTTATTAACTATATAACTAAATTACGTTTATACTAATACTTCACAATAGGCAATTTGTCACCTATGAGACCACTTATGCAAAAAAAAACCACCTTCCTTTTGAACTTGAAGAGTGGGTAATTTTGGATGATATTATGGAAACTGCCGGTCCTATGATAGGAATCTCCATATCATTGGACCGGCAGTCAGCTTGCATATACGGTTATCGCAGAGGCGCAAAATCTTTTACCTTCTGTAAGCTGTTTTCGATGGCTTCCAGCATATCTGGCAGCAGCTTTACCTCCACTGCCTTTACGTTCTCTTCAATTTGTGACGGCCGGCTTGCTCCGATCAATGCAGAACTCACGCCCGGCTGGCGAAGCACCCAAGCGAGCGCAAGCTGCGACAATGTTATACCCGCTTGTCCAGCTATGTTATCCAATTCTTGAACGCATTGCAGCACTTCCTCGCGGAAATAGCTTTTGATTACGCCATTCACGGCATTGTTTGCCGCTCTGCTGTCTTGAGGGGGCTGTTGACCCGGCTTGTACTTTCCTGTCAACACACCTTGCGCCAGCGGTGAAAACACAATTTGACCGATGCCCTCACGTTCGCTTAACGGCATAACCTCTCGTTCAATATAACGTTCAAACATGTTATAGATCGGTTGATTCGAAATAAAAGGGTGTAGGTTCAACCTCTTGGTTATTCCAACCGCATCCGCGATTTGTGCTGCGCTCCATTCACTTACGGCCGCATACAGTATTTTACCTTGGCTAACAAGGTCATTTAATGCACGTAGTGTTTCTTCCAACGGCGTTTGATTATCATAGCGATGGCAAAAATAAACGTCGATATAATCGGTGCCTAAACGTTTCAAGCTGGCATCGCATTGCTCCATGATATGCTTTCGGGATAAGCCTCTATCGTTCGGTCCCTCCCCCATCGCGAAAAACACTTTCGTAGACAGCACGTAGCTCGATCTGGAATACGGCTTCAGCGCAGCGCCAATCGCTTTCTCTCCTTCGCCTCTATTATACGCATTAGACGTATCAAAAAAGTTAATGCCGCTTTCGAATGCTTGACGAACGCATGCATCAGAAGCCTCTTGTTCCGCAACCGTTCCATAAGTTAACCAACTTCCAAGACCGATTTCACTAACCTTGATACCGCTTGCACCTACACGTCTGTATTTCATTGCCAATCTCCTCTACTTATAAGTTAGGGTTATTATAAAACGTTGTTCCGAAATGTGGAAGTACGCATTATTTTTTAATTAAGTAACCTTAACTATAGTATCTATGCTAAAATAATTCGAAGATTGCCGTTCGTATAAACCATGACTATCACATTTCAGCCCTGTTGTCTTCGAAACTATGTCCGATAGGATGATCCCCGGCTCGCTTATTCCCGTTTAGAATTCGAGTTACGGTATGCGGAGCGATATTGACTCGGAGTAGTGCCCATGTACTTTTTGAACCGCCGCACGACGGATTTCCTGCCACGCTCGGCCAATTGCAATATGCTGCTGCTGCTCACCGGATAAAGGGAAGATGTTTCTAATGATCTATTAAGTCCATAAATTCTTTCAATTCTTTCACATTGATCACTGCCAAATCGATTCAAGTTTCCAAATGTTCAATGAAAGCATTTCAACCTTTCCTCCACGGCAAAAAACATCAATCCCCGTACTCGCAGGGTCAGGATAGATATTGTTTGACATTACCGTACGCCCTTCATTTGCATAAATTTCAATGCATGAAGTATCAACAAAAATATGCAACGCCACCAATCCATGATCCGTTGTCTCGAGCGTGCACGTACGTACGCCTTCACTAATCGAATCTGAACGAGATCTATCAAACCGGAGTACCTTGGAGTTGACATCGTAGGATATAATGGTTTCTTCTCTACCATCTTCAGAACATTCAACCAACACATTTTCCAATTCGGCAATCCCCCCAAGTAAAAAGAAAAGATTATCTAAAATTGTGTTTCTCGAAAACGTCTGATTTTCTCAGGTAAACGTTTTCTTTTTTCAGTTAAACGTTTTCTTTTCCAAAAAACCAATGATATACTAATATTCAAGCATTGTCGTTGGCTTAAATTATTATTAATTTGTCAAATATTTTGGTTGGAGGTTCATACTTGAACATACACAATCTGTCGCCCTATTTACGAATTGCTATGGATAGCTATGTCTCATTTCCTTGGTATTTGGAGGAAAGGGTATTATTTGACTATGAGATCCTTTATCTCAAAGAAGGCAGATTAAAAGTTACTGTGGAGGATGAGGTTTACTTCGGAGAACCAGGCGACATCTTTTTCTTTCGCCCCAAACAAAGGCATTCGATTAGCAAAGTTGGAACAGATTTAGTTCGGCAACCCCATTTACATTTTGATTTGTTCTATCAAGAAGATAGTCCCGATGTTAAAGTTTCTTTTAAAAAATTTGAAAATATGACGAACGATGAAATGAAGTGGTTCCGAAGCGACGAGATTGACAGATTAACTATTCATTTAGCTAGCCATATACGCTTACGGCATCATTTAGTTATCGAGAAAATACTTTTTGAAATTATAAGAGAATTTCAAATGAAGCTACCATTTTATGAATTGAATATGAAGGGATTATTTATTCAATTATTCACCGCATTATTACGCGAAAACTATTGGAACAGAAATCCTCACTTACTCTCCAATATCAATGAGCTGGAGCAAGTCAGAATTTTCTTAAAGCATAACACTGGTCAAAAGGTAACTTTAGATGAACTGGCCAAAATATCTGGAATCAGCAAGTACTATTTGATCACCCTGTTTAATCAAACATTTGGGATGAGTCCTATCCAATATCACCAATTAATGAGAATAGAAAAAGCAAGAGAGATGATCCAGTTTACTAATGAGCCTTTGAAACGAATTGCAGAACTTATCGGGTTTCCGGATATTCATTCTTTTAGTAAAGCATTCAAAAAAATAGAAGGCGTTAATCCTTCTTTTTATCGAAAAAAGAATATATCTAACTCATAAGAAAGAAATAACGACTTACAGATCCAGATTGCGGTAGTAAAATAAATCTATCCTTTCGTTCAATAACAAAAGGAGACCCACAGCAACGGGCTGAGGGTCTTGATTTTATCTTTCGGCGTTTATTCCGAATCTCTCACCCAAACTGTCATCTCACCTATACCTCGGTTTACCATGTGAGTATACGTTATACGTATTTGGACGAAAAAAAATATCTCAAAATGCGGAAAACTTATAAATAGACGTCTGCTTGTAAATCTGACCTGGGAACAATTCAGTGCTTGGGAAATGGGGATGATTCGGAGAGTCCGGATAATGCTGGGTCTCAATACTAAGCCCGGCGTATCGTTGATAAGCAATTCCGCCCTTCCCAACATCGCTCCCATCCAGACTGTTTCCAGAATAAAACTGCACGGCTGGCTGTGTGGTATAGACCTCCATCACCCGGCCCGAATTCGGTTCATACACGCTTGCGGCCTTAACCATGCCGGCCCCGCTTCGATTCAGTATATAATTAAAATCATAACCGCCTCTCGCATACATCATCAGTGGATCTTGGGAATGAATCCGCGCCCCGATTGCTGTAGGGGTCCGGAAGTCAAGCGGCGTACCGGCGACACTTTGAATTTGCCCAGTCGGAGTAAGATCCGGCTTGATCGGAGTAAAACGGTCGGCGTGAAGCGTAAGCACATGACCAAGAATATTCCCGTTGCCCGCGCCAGCCAAGTTGTAATAGTTATGTTGGGACAGATTTACAACGGTCTTTTTATCTGTCATGGCGGTATAATCAATGATTAATTCATTGTTGTCTGTCAGCGTATAGATCATTTTTACGGCAAGATTACCCGGGAACCCCTCTTCACCATCTTTGCTAATATAGTATAACGCGACCCCGACTGCGTCATCGCGGTAGAATTCCTCTGATGCCCAAACCTTCTTGTTAAATCCTCTAGTCCCGCCGTGAAGCGTATTGCGCCCTTCATTCACGGATAGCTGATAGGTCACACCGTCAAGCGTGAATCTGCCATTTGCAATGCGATTCGCGTACCGTCCAAGAACCGCCCCGAAATATGGCTTATTTCCGGTTCGTATGAAATCCCCCAACGTTCCGTAACCAAGAAGGATATCTTCCATAGCTCCGTTTCGATCCGGCACCTTGAGAGTCAGCATAATACCGCCGTAGGTCATGATTGAGGCTTGCATGCCGTGCTTATTGGTCAGAGTATAGAGATATACCGATTCGCCATCTGCGGTTTTGCCGAAATATTGCTTTGATATACTGCCGAATGCCGCGTTCGCTTGGACGGATGAAGGAAACTCCTCTTTATTTATTTTCTCAAGAGGCCGCATAAATCCGTATACAGGCTCTGCTCCATGGGGTGACGCGGCCCAGTTTACTGCATTCGCTATAACCCGCAAAATGGTTCTGTTGTTATAGGTAGGGTACTCTTCGTGTCCTGGTCGGAAGTAAAAAATTTTCCCGAGTCCACGCCTATAGGTACAACCGCTGCGAAATACTTCACCTCCCTGAAACCAGCTGACAAATACAAGCTCCTCGGGTGCTGGGATATCAAAAAACTCTCCATACATCTCTTCCGATTGCAATTCGATATATTCGCCAATTCCTTCGGTAATCGGATGAGAAGGGTCGACAACCCACAACCTTTCCCGCTCTGCAACTGTTCTCCATTTCAAATCACATGTAGTCCCCATTAATTTCCGAAAAATTTTCGAACGATGTCCGGAATGAAGCACGATGAGACCCATGCCTTGCAATACCCTTGCTTGAATTCTATCAACGATCTCATCCGTCACCGCATCATGAGCCAGATGCCCCCACCAAATCAATACATCCGTATGGTTAAGTACCTCCGTCGTTAAACCGTGCTCCGGCTGATCCAAAGTTGCCGTTTGAATTCGAAATCCGAAAGGTCCAATACCAGCGGAAATCGCTTGGTGAATTCCTTTTGGATAGATGCGGGCAACTTGCGGGTCTGTCCTCTCATGAATAAATTCATTCCATATGGTTACGCGGATCGGTTTCATCTCAATCACTGGCCCGCTGCCAATCCTTACTTTCATCGATTCATCCCTCCATTTTTCAGGCACCACGTCATTAATATA is drawn from Paenibacillus sp. V4I7 and contains these coding sequences:
- a CDS encoding sugar ABC transporter permease produces the protein MVVSDSKKLQKTTSRNTIYKKIMRHWQFYLLILLPLSLLITFKYVPMYGATLAFKDFNVIKGIIGSPWVGLKHFQYFFEGPYFWLILKNTLGISIYGLLVGFPLPILFALALNEVGSAFFKRFVQLVTYAPHFISTVIVVSMMSLLLSPQVGVINNILESFGFEKINFMGDPAYFKSLYVWSDVWQNVGYGTIIYLAALAGIDPTLYEAAKMDGASRWKKIIHIDLPGIFPTAIILLILSLGNMMSVGFEKIYLMQNPMNADSSEIIATYVYKVGLLNANISYATAVGLFNSVVNLILLISVNALANRITNNSLW
- a CDS encoding aldo/keto reductase family protein; amino-acid sequence: MKYRRVGASGIKVSEIGLGSWLTYGTVAEQEASDACVRQAFESGINFFDTSNAYNRGEGEKAIGAALKPYSRSSYVLSTKVFFAMGEGPNDRGLSRKHIMEQCDASLKRLGTDYIDVYFCHRYDNQTPLEETLRALNDLVSQGKILYAAVSEWSAAQIADAVGITKRLNLHPFISNQPIYNMFERYIEREVMPLSEREGIGQIVFSPLAQGVLTGKYKPGQQPPQDSRAANNAVNGVIKSYFREEVLQCVQELDNIAGQAGITLSQLALAWVLRQPGVSSALIGASRPSQIEENVKAVEVKLLPDMLEAIENSLQKVKDFAPLR
- a CDS encoding GH32 C-terminal domain-containing protein encodes the protein MLVECSEDGREETIISYDVNSKVLRFDRSRSDSISEGVRTCTLETTDHGLVALHIFVDTSCIEIYANEGRTVMSNNIYPDPASTGIDVFCRGGKVEMLSLNIWKLESIWQ
- a CDS encoding AraC family transcriptional regulator gives rise to the protein MNIHNLSPYLRIAMDSYVSFPWYLEERVLFDYEILYLKEGRLKVTVEDEVYFGEPGDIFFFRPKQRHSISKVGTDLVRQPHLHFDLFYQEDSPDVKVSFKKFENMTNDEMKWFRSDEIDRLTIHLASHIRLRHHLVIEKILFEIIREFQMKLPFYELNMKGLFIQLFTALLRENYWNRNPHLLSNINELEQVRIFLKHNTGQKVTLDELAKISGISKYYLITLFNQTFGMSPIQYHQLMRIEKAREMIQFTNEPLKRIAELIGFPDIHSFSKAFKKIEGVNPSFYRKKNISNS
- a CDS encoding aldose epimerase family protein produces the protein MRPLEKINKEEFPSSVQANAAFGSISKQYFGKTADGESVYLYTLTNKHGMQASIMTYGGIMLTLKVPDRNGAMEDILLGYGTLGDFIRTGNKPYFGAVLGRYANRIANGRFTLDGVTYQLSVNEGRNTLHGGTRGFNKKVWASEEFYRDDAVGVALYYISKDGEEGFPGNLAVKMIYTLTDNNELIIDYTAMTDKKTVVNLSQHNYYNLAGAGNGNILGHVLTLHADRFTPIKPDLTPTGQIQSVAGTPLDFRTPTAIGARIHSQDPLMMYARGGYDFNYILNRSGAGMVKAASVYEPNSGRVMEVYTTQPAVQFYSGNSLDGSDVGKGGIAYQRYAGLSIETQHYPDSPNHPHFPSTELFPGQIYKQTSIYKFSAF